Genomic DNA from Telopea speciosissima isolate NSW1024214 ecotype Mountain lineage chromosome 2, Tspe_v1, whole genome shotgun sequence:
CACAAGGAGTGGCTCGAGGATCAAACTTAGTACGGCCAAGGCTATGATTGTGAGCATAGCAAAGAGAGCCAAACACACGTAAATGGTCATAAAGGGGTGGGGAATTGAAGAGTAACTCGTGAGGAGTCTTCCCATCAAGATTGGAGGTAGGTATTCTATTGATTAAGTAGGCAGCTGTGAGGATGCAATCtccccaaaaactcaatggtAAAAGGGACCTGGAAACATAAAGCACGAGCAACCTCTAGAAGGTGCCGGTGTTTGCGTTCGGCCACACCGTTTTGTTGTGGAGTACCCACACAAGAATGTTGATGATAGACACCCTCTTGAGAGAGGAATTGAGTGAAAGGTGTGGAAAAAAATCCCTTCCCATTGTTGGTAAGTATTTGCCGAATGGTagtttgaaattgatttttaacCATGTCAAAAAAAGAAGTGAGAATAACATAAGTTTCGGACTTGTAacgcattaaataaacccaaacacaTCTAGAATAATCATTAACAATGGTTAGAAAATAGTATGCACCAGTGTGAGAAGGGGTGTGGTAGCCCCCCAAATATCAAAATGAATACGATGAAAAGGAGAAGTGCATCTATTATTACTTAAAGGAAAAGAGGTCCGCGTTTGTTTAGCTAAATGACAAACATCACAATGGGAGGGTGAATGAATAACATTGGACAAAGAAAGAGATAATGAATGTAAACACTCCCATGACGGGTGTCCCAAACGAATGTACCATAGATTGGAGTTGAGAGCATGCGGTGGTAAGAAAATCGGTGGAGAGCTTTGGTTGGGCTGCAAACTGATAAAGACCGCCACGTTGCGTTCCCACCCCAATCAGCCTCTTCGTTGACAGATCCTGAATGGcacaaaaagaagggaaaaataagACAGAACAATTGAGAGAGTTAGTGAGTTTGCTTATGGAAAATaagttgaaagaaaaagaaggaacataTAACACATTATGTAAAATAATGGTAGGAGAAAGGTGGTGTGTGCCACGATGGGTAACAGGCATGGTTTCGCCTGTGGGAAGGCGTACAGGAGtgggagagggaaggggagtgATGTCAATGAGGAGCGAAAGGTTAGAAACCAAGTGATCTGAAGCCTCACTGTGAAGAAGCCAAAGAATAGAACCCTTACCTGAAATAGAAAAACACTGACCCATACCTACAAGGTGGGCACTGGCAGTTGTCAAATCGGTGCTCATTAGAGAAAGGAGCTGCTGGATCTAGTCGGCCATGAGACTAGGCGCGGCTGAAGGTGTGGTAGCAGAGGCAGGCATGAGGGGTGTGGCTGGCCGAGTGGTGGATTTGGCCTAATTAACGGTGGAAGGGCCACAGTTTTGCTGTTGGTTGGGTGTAGCACGACGATTCTTGGAGTGACCAGGAGGGTAACCATGCAATGGCCAACAAGTCTCCTTGGTATGACCATGGACCTTGCAATGATCACAAAAAGGACGATTGTGATTGGGATCAGTGCCGCCAGAGGGCCCAGAACGTGGCCGAGTGCTTGTCAAAAAATAAGGAGAGCGATTGACAGCCATGGCTGCAGTGTCTGGCTGGGAGGGCTGAGAGAGAGAACGTTGTTGTTCCTCTTGGAGAAGAATATGGTAAGAACGATTAATGTCCGGCAAAGGATCCATAGTAAGAATCAGCAAACGGACGCATAGCTGTCGGAGAGGCCCATGAGAAACTGGTAGACACGTTCTTGTTGAACGGATGAATGGAGAGCATGCTGAGCGCTACAAGAGCAGGTGGGAACAACAACATAGGAAGCGAGTTCATCCCACAAAACTTTCAACCGAGTAAAATAGGTGGAAAGAGAATCAGTGCCCTGTTGGATAGTTGCAACGGAGCGCTTGAGATGGAATATACGAGGGACGTTGCTATGAGAAAACAGCTCCTTAAGGTCCTTCCAAACGGAATAAGTCGTCTCAGCATAGATGACACTATCTGCAGTGGTGCGAGTAAGAACAATCAACAGCCAAGAGAGAACCATAAAGTTGCAACGATCCCAGGTTGCAACCGCAGTGGGTGGGGAATCCGGACGTGAAAGAGTGTCATCGACGAACATCATCTTATTTTTAGCGAATAGAACCATGCGCATTGCACGACGCCAAGTAGGATAATTATCGCCATTAAGAGGAGTGGAAACAAGTATCGTACTGCGATTATCAGAGTGATGAAGGTGATACGGGGAAGAGGAATCAAGGCTACCAGAGATAGGCTGGGAGGAGGATGAGCAGCGGGTAAGTGACCGGTGAGCTCGACTGTGAGAGGGGATACGTCCGGCCTGATAAAGGAGAagacgagaaaaaaaaaaaaaaaaaaaaaaaacagaaacaagagaaagagatttgggaaGTGTGAGAGAACAAGATCGATCAaactgataccatgtgaaaACCGTATGTGAATGGAATTGAATTAGAATATTTTCATTGATTTAGATACAAGAGATTGGTCTATCTATATAGCACCAAGAGAAAGAGGTTAAGAAGGAAACAAATTCTACAAAAGATTGCTATCTCAAGTCACATGTGTTATGGAAAGATTGACATGAATTTGGTttccattatcacatgtgacaagGATAGTAAcaagatatatataaaaaatatatatatatatatatatatatatatatatatatatatatatatatataggagacACATATTGCGTGGATCTCTCCCAGTAGATCACGATCACGCTAATAGTTTTAGCCCTTTGTACATTGTGGAATGTTGGTTGGCGTTCGAACGGAtggaaaggggaagaaggaatCTATATGGCAACACGTCACATGCCGGTAAAATGATAGATACCTCCCCCGTGCAGTTGCAAAACCCACCACCAAATGTGCGGACCAGGATAAGTTTCGCTGGTTGACAAGTCAATCCATAAATTTAATATCTTgaacttgaaattttttatggGAATATGTTAGAATGCGAAAACACCGATACTTAGACAGCATGGAGACCACAGATCCCATTGGTCAACCACCTCCATCGACCTGAGTTGCTATCATAGCGAATCTCAGTCTCGGGAGTGCGGGACTCGGTATCTCGGGTCGGGGATCTCGCCGTCGCATCCCAAATACCTTGTTGAAATGTTTCTCCAACAATGTTGGCATGTGGGACCCGCATATTGATCCAAGTACACAAATTTGGCTTAAAAACCTGTTTTGGACAATTGAGCCTTAACCCATACAAGCCCTTGGGTCGACATCTATATAAACCCACCTAAACTCTAAAACCTATTTCGCCATTACTTTCTCTACTGTTGTAAACattggaagaaagaaaggagaagagaataagaaaagtggaagaaaagaaaagaaacctaGACTTCTAATTAGGGTATTGATCTCCTCCCTCTTACTTTTCCTTCTATCTATTTGAGTTCTTCGCAAACCCCTTGCTGAAATCAGATTCATGCCttccattttttgtttatatggATGAATCCATTGTAGGATTCATCCCATCTTCTATGCAAGCCTAATCTGGATAATTTCCTATCTTTAATTTCTCTCCTTGGGTTTGATTTCAGAATTTGAAATTTAGAATTGGTTACCTACCATGCTAATGTATAATTTTAGTTTAGAATTTAGGGAATTGGAACCCAATTGCCTCATGCATGTCTAATCCAAGATCATTAACCTAATCCTAACTCTGTTTTGATCTTAATTGTTGACCAATTCTCATCTCTTATACTAAATTAAACCATTTGAAAGCTAGATCCTGCCATGCATGACTGAGTTTATGAATTTGAACCCCAAGTCCCATGCATGCACCCAAAACCCAATTCAATTCTTCAAATTACCCATTTCCCTTAACCAAAATAAGCTATATAGACTCAATTTCATATGTAGAACTGTCCCTGAAACCAAttgaagaaaatcaaaccaaaactgtcacgcccctatcccgagctTATGTCACAaacacagtcaagagggtgattgggatgCACACGTCACCCCAACACCTACTAGGATCGTTAACTCCACTAAGCCAGTGAGGGgtaaaggggagtgcacatacatacaatcacacatagtccatgatgcatgaaatgttaaattcatattttcCTCCTACCAAGCAATCTAAGGCatggtgtatgctactgtgataactcgggagacactgagggtcacttatcctattgccccagtgaaacctcaattatcacatgggacctgtgccggtagaagccatcatgaccacccagtggcagaccccgatagccatcattACCCCTGTCCTggtctctcccacctccacagaccacaggtgctcagactatccaacacctaaacccctattggcaagggtcgtagcatagggtaCGAtagatcctaaccacagatatactacatgcctttctattgtcccgagaggtattttgggtgtatcaacgtcccattccatctagtactcgggtaccagcacgacacggcacatacagaccaAGATGGCAAGCAATATTAATAATAAGAATTTATGGGGCCCCGACACCGGCATTACCctgcaccgtaacccgatatcACAATATAAAACATCATACTTGCATCTCATCAATTCATGTCCACAAGTTTCATATGCAAGATGCAACATAGCAAGAATGAATACGAGTACAGAGATCAATATATTAGTCTAGATAATGCATtcctataattatatatatatcaatcccaaacatcacccaaagcccactcaccgaTTGTTTGATTGTTGTTTGGTGAAGTTTGGTCAAGTGTACGTACTCCCGTATAGATTCTAAGGTCTGAGAATTCGTAAAAGTAGCGTTAGGAgcatataggtgggtcccacaaaaggTCCCAACAAATAAATGCGATTTGGACCAAGACAGCaagaacggatgaaggaacgaaGCCAGACGGGTGAATTCGATCGTGGATCCGCCCAGGTCATGCccagaaaatatatggaacggactcacgggcggatgcggAATGTGAGTCTGCTCGTAGATCCGTTCCAACCTTGAGACATGTCCGAGAGCAACTTAAGGATTCTGGGTTTTGGACGGATTCATCTTAGGTGGGTCCGCTCGTAATGTCACTCAAGAGGAGAGCCAAATTAGGTTGAACGGACTAACGAATGCatacacgacagtgagtccgATCATTCGACATCTGCCCTTCCTTTGAATAGCTGCGAAGAgcatcacctccagcccttcattcatggatccattAGGGTTTTGGGCTTGGGGAGGTAAGTtcagaccttcgttggaggttcAATGTATGAGGTCCGACACAAAGATAAggggatttggggattttaggtccattcccaagattcttcccaacctaagctaggtttccaatgattgAACAGCATAGGGGTCAATCACAGCCATGAATGCATTAAGGTGAAAGGGATTTAAGTCTAAAGGAGCATTAACTAGGTATTGTTGAGCTCCCATGAGAAAACCCAACATAGAAGTCGATCCCAAGGGATCTCCAGACCtagaaatggaagagaggaagagatagGTGAGGTCATTTACCTCAAAGTTGAACCAATCGATGTCTCCCGTCTCTACAGCCTCTCAAGCCCTTCTTCTCCAaaagccttcaatgctctcaCAGCTCCAACGGTTTGGGTAGGTGAAAGGAGAAGTGttttgagacttgagagttaagtcttggttttaagactaatctccctcttaaggtctgtttggtcttAAGCTTAATGagccaaaactcattaaaaggcTTATTTAgacaatgggtccacccaatgGCAACCCTACAAACCAAGGAAAGACAAGGATGAGGCCAACCTCATCCAAAAGACTAAACCAGAGTGCCTAAGGTACGGGGTATAGGTCCCACAcaagaaaaatatacaaaacCCAAAGACAGCACAGGCGGACTAAAGGACGGATGCAGCACCGATGAGTCCACTCGTGCGTCCGTTACTGCTGTAAGGGTAGAAACATAAGGGAAAAGGGTTgtgctttggcccacacttcaaggtcgACTAGAGTAAGGTACAGTATCATTTACAAGATTAATATCTTACCCCTCGGCCGTCACGACATGTCCTTTGTGATCCCAAATAACTTCCCAATCGCGATACTAAGTtcatcgccaaaggaggtatctaactgCGGGGACACGGGATAAGTCTTTCGGTACTCCTCACTTCGTGGACTCGTGCTGGGAGGATGATCGACAAAATCACCATCAATAAATCTTTCCCACTGTTGATTAaagaacctctcctccacaggcaggccTGTGATATGATCAACGATCTTGTgcctaggtttgaccacaagcgAAAACAGTTCGCCAGCATACACGGCAGCAGAATCTACATGTCACACGAGAGAGAAAATagtattaaataataaatcaagGCACAGGTGCAATAAAAAACCCATGAAAGATGAAGCAATTCGACCAGAAAACTTGAATTCTATTGAGAACAGACTTGATGAGCTCCAAACGTCCAGTCCAGAGGATGCTTCCTTTCTAAGATTGGATTCTCTTACATATCTTCTTGCTAAGAGGCAGACAATCCACATACTTGGTCCTCTTTAATCTTTGCAGGCAGCAGCGTGGAATAAAATGGCCTTATACCAGTGTTGTGGATCCACCAGAGAAGAGAGGGCATGCTCAAACCAAACAAAGATATGGGAATGTCCCATATAAGTCAATGAGCGTGAGAGCCAAATGAATCAAAAGATGTCAACTAGTTTATTGGTTCGAGAAGAGATCATGGAAATAGTTAAATGAATGGGAAGAATTTCTACTTTCATTAAGTGATTTATTAGATAATCAAAAACAGAGGATCTTGAGTACTATTCGAAATTCAGAAGAACTACGTGGGGGCCATTAAGCAGCGCTGAAAAGCCCGCCCTGTCTAGTGTTGGCGCTAGCATTATGGACGTgctttgtctctttctctctgtttttcgtGGAGCTCTTTTTTTTCTGCTTGCATTTTGCTTAATAATCTGCTTCATATTTTTGAATTCATATCTGCAGCCACAGTCAAATGGTTTAGTCTCCATATACTTTATCCGCTTTGTTCAAGCAGAGAAGACCGGTCAGGCACCAggtctttatcaaaaaaaatagaagcgAGGTGGCCATGGCCCCCTTTTGGGATCTGTAGGGAGAGCAGGGGTGGTATTCCCGTTGAAGTCGTTCCAGAACTAGGAATCACCTCCGCCCCCCGCAGACTATTAGCCCCCACATTTCCATCTATCACCCCCGATACACAAAAACctctgttttcattttttttttaaatttgttgtAAAATCCCTGGTCGATGCCACTGGCCGACTGCTACCATCGACCAGAGAATGCAAATTTCAGGAAACATTATAAGTTTCATTATTGTAACCCACTGGTCGATGTCACTGGTTGACCACCTATATCGACCAGAGCTGCTGTCAAACCTAAATTTGATTCTCAATCTATTCTAACCTGATACTAAGGCTACCATAGGATACCATCTATACTTGGACACCTTCTAACTCATGTGAATGACTTCATAATCATAGAACATAACATCTCGGTAATCGAAACCTATCGGCAACCAACTCGTGAACCAATCCAACTTTGCAATCACAAGtataacaaggtaagtggggataGACATTGATCTTCTTTGGGAATGTTTACTGcattagttgtttgttaggtgactTGCATTGTATGAAATTCATTCTTATATATATTGTTGAAACTGTCTTATTGATTTATTCTAGTTTATGGTATATGGATTATGGAGATTGTGAATGGTTATTGATGTGATGGTGGAATGCGTTAAAATGTAAATCTTTGCCATGTCAAAATAGATGTCGTGGTCGGCTTGGAAAAgagaggtatggtgtgtcgtagtatgggatgcgggagcactgtacaccttgtACTATATCATTTAGTCTGCATAAGGGTAGGAATGTCATTCCCTGGTGCTACAatccttaccagcaggggtacagatgttgggtgatcatagctccctgttGTCTAAGGAGTGAGTTGAGAATCCGAGATGAGGTCCAAGCTATGATTATCGAGGTCTGCCCACGGGTGGGTTTGCGGTGTCAGTACCGATGCGGGCTCCATACAATAATTGAGGTTACAACTCGGTGAATGGAGAAGGATTCGAGGTTGTTTTTCTGAGTTGTTGTGATAGCACAGACTCcgagacttaggcatttttgTTAGGTAgaattaatatttaaaattgaaCACATGCATATAGGATCTTGTGTTGTAAACGTTTGTGTGTGGTTTATCTTCACTTGTTGtactcagtggagctcacccccgtggaatctcttcttttagatgatcttgcatgTGGATGTTATGGTGGCAGGGAGGATTACTTTAAGGCGGAGGATGATGATCATTGTGAGCATGCTGATGTGGACCCAGAGGGCTGTGACCCCCTATCACGCGAGTGATTAGTGTATCCCTGCAAAATAGGGAGTGATGATGAGGACTTatctttttgtcttcttttgATGTTCATATAATTTTTTGTGGATATGATCCACTGTACAAATTACTAGTATGTTAGTTTCTGGCCTGATGGTTTGAACACTGTAACTTCGGACAGTTTGGGGGGTTTATTAATGTAGATAATGTGTAAATAACTTATAAATATTAATTTCCCGTGTACTCTAATCAATGAATCACTTTTTTCTTGATATTGTGTTGTGTTTGTGACGTGTATATACTACATTTGGATCCTGAAGGTATTTGAATGCTTCGCGTATTCGGGTCAACCATCGGATCCTCCCAGGGAAtggtttcggggtgtgacagagtgtgTTATGTACTTAATGGGACCTACTCTAATGTATGGGTATTAGAATGCGCCAAAGGTTAAAAGGTTTGCTTTAACAAGTTCCATCAACTCTAGAGTTTTtggcgtatcggtcaagtacctaacatttggtatcagagtcagtCACGAGTTCGAGTCATAGAAAGTGCTACCTAAGAGAAATGCTACCTGAAATAGGGTAAAAGCTGTCAAGAAAGGGCTATTTGCTGTCCAACAAAAATCTTAGAGTAAAGTAAAGCCGCATTGAGTGAAACCGCTTGAAAAAGGCTACCtactaccaaagtgaaccgccGAGAACAACGACTACAAAAGCTTGATGGCCGATTATAAaactattctttctttttctaccTTATTAGCATTTTTattttgaactacatcactaaaTCATGCACGCCCACACACGTACTCACGATGTAGACTTATACTTGTTTATAATACCACTTGTCAACAGAGACTTTTCCTTTTATAATTCTAGGGTAGGGATTGATAGGTTGCCAAGGGTTAGTGACAAGGAGAAAGAGTATTAGAGAGTGTAATAAGAGAGCTAGCGTGTGCACTAGTAATGGCAGCATGCACAGTGTGAACCTTAAAAATATCCCTAGATAATTCTAAGGGTTCTTAACTTCTAAGTGCTTCCggtgaatttttatctcctacaattctgacaccctccaattcccctacaatccctcacatgggagctgaaatgaccacttacccactgtctggacacacttcccaaggcggtgggtaagtggtcatttcactcccatgtgagggattgtagggaattggagggtgtcagaattgtaggtgATAATGATCTGCTTTTGGTCCCTCCAGACCTAGTCAAACCACACAGACACACGaagggagagaaggagaagtagaaggaaaaaatgaaattgatgatgTGATCGATCTTCTTCAATGGAGACAAACAAGAATTTCCTAACTTAACGAACATAAAGAGTAAGAATGATAGGGGAATGGGTCTGGCTCTTCTCCAGTCGTGGTGGAAGCTAGAGGGTCTAGCATTTGAAAACCACCCTAAAAaaagggttggtcatttcacaggtggggcTTAGATGGGACACAGATGGAAGGCCAGATGGgatccacctgtgaaatgaccaacccacCCCTATTTTTGTTGTCATTTTGCGGGATTGGACCCTCCAACTCTCACCATGGCTGGAGAAAATCCATTTCCTGAGGGAAATAGGGGCATTGActtattttttcaattatttgatgttAGTGGGAGAAGAGTGGAAGGAATCCATGAGAATGCTCATCTGGTCAAATTAACTTACGTTACGTCACAACAGTAATGCCTTGTTTATTAATTCTATAgttttctcatcaaaaaaatcatatttgatGGCGGGTCAATGAATGCATTGGCTGTATTTGCTGTGCATGAGCAATAAAAATCTCTTATAAATTAATGTTAATTCCTAGTTTCTCGGTTGCTTAGAGAGTCATTAGAGTACTAGTTAATGAAGGAAGGATACAAGTCATCAATTTGCAGGTGGGTTTCGAACTTATCAATTTgttaaacaaaataataataatgtttcctttttctaatCAACCTTATTCTCAAATCAATATCATCACAAGTTTGTAAACTTCTTGAGGGGTTCTTATTGGGTTACAATTTCTTATATTCCGTTAGGACCTTTATCTCCTGAGGTTCGCTAACCGGTAtggttgtgcggttcctctcataggggggctgaaatgaccattccaccccttgaccgaacacactgcccgggtggggtccacacccCTTTTAGTAGAGGCACTCGGGAACCGTACCAGGcaggggaaccgcaggtgataaaaattcattcCGTTGCTTGTATAAGTGAGTTGATTCCGAAGAACTATTAAGAGGTCTTAGGTCTTGAGGCCCACTTGGGGGAATTGGTCAAATTGACGGGTCTATGCGGGGTTCAAGAGTTGTagtcccccccaccccaaaacaaaacaaaaaaattaacgGACACCCCTTGTAAGTATATCAAATATCACGGACATCCCAAACattgtcaaaatatcaaccttccccctgacgttaagcacagttagctaggggtgtcaattccaggcccggcccgaTAGAATTGACTAAGCCCGCCCGGctaaagcccagcccagcccgacccgtTTACTtaacgtgtcgggcttaagcccggcatgtttagtaatcgggcTGTCCCGGTGAGGGGTTCAAGCCCGTCGGGTGCCCGACCGAATGCTACCTCGACCTTGCCCGACCGAGTCTAGCCCGACCTCTTTGGTGATATTGAAACCTTGtgaataggggtgtcaaccgaatGCATGGCTTGGGATTGACTAGTAAGAGGCGGAAGAATAGTAGAGTATGACTTTGAATGGGGTTTAATGGGAAAAATAGGAATAAGGAATTCTCCTCACCTTTTCTACACCTCTGTGTCTTTTATGGGTGTGTATATGCACGTATGGGATGATTTGCTCTAAATTATTGAATCCAACCAAAGAAGCTCAAGATAATTTTAGTAACAACTGTGCCACAATTTTGCTAATTCATACCACTCCAAAAGCAATGTTGAATTTCTTCTGTTGTTATACCTAGCAAAACCAATGGCATTTTGAATTCAGTTGCTCAGACTTTATTTCACAGTTTAGGAAACAAAGGATTTTCTGTTCTAACATTCTTCCCTTTACATTTTTTAAGCCAACCCATTTGAGGTTGGTATTACTTGAGCTAACAGGGgttataaaattttatttggagtTGTAGAAAGATTGATAATGGACATAGATTTCAAGTCTCAGTTTGAGTTAAGCATGCCCACAGCCTGGTTAAGACCCGTTTTAGAGTTAAACATGCCCACAGCCCAGTTACGGCCCTATTACAATAGCCCGATCATAGCCCAAAGTCCGACCTAGCCCGACCAAGCCCGACATGGCCCGGCCCAAAGACTTAAACGGGCGGTCATGGTGCAGGCTTTAAGCACCGTGAGACccggctaggcccgaccgagcccgaccggttgacacccctacagtTAGCACTCAAAGTtgaaatatccattttgacCCCAAGGTGGATACAActagggtgtcaattggtctggtTCTCTAGCGGTTTCGGCTCTAAGATGTCAAGACCAGATCCAGACCAATAAGCTCACCGGTTTCAAATCTGAGATCCAATAACATTAAGTAATGGGTGGTCTGGTTCCGGTTCCTAAGCGGATCCaaacattattataatatagAGCCCAAAACAAGGACAACAGGAGTTGCTCTAAAAAATTGGTAGACGTTCCGATGTgtcaatgtatatattatcatctcaTGCAAACAGATATGTTAGACTTGAACTAATTTTGATGTCTACAATTTTCACATAATTTCTCATATTTAGACTTTATTTAtgctgagaaagagagagagagagagagagagagcgaatTTAGAAATAGCAAACTATTATAATAATTCGCCATCTGTTATCACCAATTTGGTGGTTCGTGAataaagatttttattgaaataataatTTATACATTGGAGTTGTTAGGTATGAGTGGAGATAATACCAAAAACACAGCTTTtgaagttgtttttcttttgtatgacATCATTCGTCAGATTTTATTAGATGGTAATCCAGTCCTGGTCATTTCTTCCGATTCTAACTGTTCCTTAACGGTTCCTAGGACCAAACCAGATCCGAACCAATAACCTATCACTAAGACTAGATCCGGACCATtaagctattgggtggatcGGTTTCGGTTCCGGTTCCTAGCGAGACGATTCCGGTCCAAAATTAACACCCTTAGATACAACACTCTATTGTA
This window encodes:
- the LOC122650469 gene encoding uncharacterized protein LOC122650469 — encoded protein: MRMVLFAKNKMMFVDDTLSRPDSPPTAVATWDRCNFMVLSWLLIVLTRTTADSVIYAETTYSVWKDLKELFSHSNVPRIFHLKRSVATIQQGTDSLSTYFTRLKVLWDELASYVVVPTCSCSAQHALHSSVQQERVYQFLMGLSDSYASVC